The following proteins come from a genomic window of Halomarina ordinaria:
- a CDS encoding DUF5803 family protein, which produces MRRLLALAMLVLLTMSAGCTSLFGPGDLDQEQLNAEAEYDWDTDATATIDLRADRSRSVYDLEDRRNLSVYGSNALGLERPPNLQSVRYQYPNGTVIAPDDSEEFRVQQSRERATIRVPEAGGKVAFTIPRNGKSFTTPTFVEDTSYEVVLPSNTDVAVPLLGKVSPGGYTTEQVGDRVHIRWDTVETSAISVRYYLDRDLLIFGSLAGLLTVAGLLGAVYYQMQIRELARRRQEVGLDMESGEE; this is translated from the coding sequence ATGAGGCGCCTGCTCGCGCTCGCCATGTTGGTCCTCCTCACGATGAGCGCGGGCTGTACCAGCCTCTTCGGTCCCGGTGACCTCGACCAGGAGCAGTTGAACGCCGAGGCGGAGTACGACTGGGACACCGACGCGACGGCCACCATCGACCTCCGCGCGGACCGTTCGCGGTCGGTGTACGACCTCGAGGACCGCCGGAACCTCTCGGTGTACGGGAGCAACGCCCTCGGCCTGGAACGTCCGCCGAACCTCCAGTCGGTGCGCTATCAGTACCCCAACGGAACGGTCATCGCGCCCGACGACAGCGAGGAGTTCCGGGTCCAGCAGTCGCGCGAGCGCGCGACCATCCGCGTCCCGGAGGCGGGCGGGAAGGTGGCGTTCACCATCCCGCGCAACGGCAAGTCGTTCACGACGCCGACGTTCGTCGAGGACACCTCCTACGAGGTGGTCCTCCCCTCGAACACCGACGTCGCCGTCCCGCTGCTCGGGAAGGTGTCGCCCGGCGGGTACACGACCGAGCAGGTCGGCGACCGGGTCCACATCCGGTGGGACACCGTCGAGACGAGCGCCATCTCGGTGCGCTACTACCTCGACCGCGACCTGCTCATCTTCGGGTCGCTCGCGGGCCTCCTCACCGTCGCGGGACTCCTCGGGGCCGTCTACTACCAGATGCAGATACGCGAACTCGCCCGCCGGCGACAGGAGGTCGGCCTCGACATGGAGTCAGGCGAGGAGTAG
- a CDS encoding carbon-nitrogen family hydrolase, whose protein sequence is MRVALAQLAIEAADVRGNVGRAVDAVETAADRGADLVVLPEVFTVGYFAFDAYARRAESLDGPTLSRLAEVARDREVAIVAGSIVEDLATTEGGPADEGYANTSVFLDRAGERRAVYRKRHLFGYDSAEADLLVPGESLPVVDFEGFGVATTTCYDLRFPELYRAFTDAGATLFCVPSAWPYPRVEHWTLLPRARAVENLAYVAAANGSGAFEDAALVGRSTVYDPWGVALAGSGEDPALVVADCDPDAVADVREEFPALRDRRS, encoded by the coding sequence ATGCGCGTCGCACTCGCCCAGCTGGCCATCGAGGCCGCCGACGTGCGGGGGAACGTCGGCCGCGCGGTCGACGCCGTGGAGACGGCCGCCGACCGGGGCGCGGACCTCGTCGTCCTGCCGGAGGTGTTCACCGTCGGTTACTTCGCGTTCGACGCCTACGCCCGCCGCGCGGAGTCGCTCGACGGGCCGACGCTCTCGCGGCTGGCCGAGGTCGCCCGTGACCGCGAGGTGGCCATCGTGGCGGGGAGCATCGTCGAGGACCTCGCGACGACCGAGGGGGGGCCGGCCGACGAGGGGTACGCGAACACCTCCGTCTTCCTCGACCGGGCGGGAGAGCGGCGCGCCGTCTACCGCAAGCGCCACCTCTTCGGCTACGACTCGGCGGAGGCGGACCTGCTCGTCCCCGGCGAGTCCCTTCCCGTCGTCGACTTCGAGGGGTTCGGCGTCGCCACGACCACCTGCTACGACCTCCGGTTCCCCGAACTGTACCGCGCGTTCACCGACGCGGGCGCGACGCTGTTCTGCGTCCCGAGCGCGTGGCCCTACCCCCGCGTCGAGCACTGGACGCTCCTCCCGCGGGCGCGCGCGGTGGAGAACCTCGCGTACGTCGCCGCGGCCAACGGGTCGGGGGCGTTCGAGGACGCCGCCTTGGTCGGGCGCTCGACGGTCTACGACCCCTGGGGCGTCGCGCTCGCGGGGAGCGGCGAGGACCCCGCGCTGGTCGTCGCCGACTGCGACCCCGACGCCGTCGCCGACGTCCGCGAGGAGTTCCCCGCGCTCCGCGACCGCCGGTCGTAG
- a CDS encoding DUF2797 domain-containing protein: MQVVGYQPLDPALLVTSDAADGGVERVPLARGADLAFSLGERHCAGALTADGHVACDAPAAPYCEAHRSTWVCARCTGTCLKDEMDCYQEHAVYLAAFAPATFKVGVTRLERLETRLREQGADRGAHVHTVSNGRIARELEADIARDVTDRVRVPTKVAGLHRRVDDEAWAALLADFDVAERFEFDYGLALADQPVPETLATGRVRGTKGRLLVLERETGTYAVDLRDLVGYELRDGASDRELQSSLASF; the protein is encoded by the coding sequence GTGCAGGTCGTCGGTTACCAGCCACTCGACCCGGCCCTCCTCGTGACCAGCGACGCCGCCGACGGGGGCGTCGAGCGCGTCCCGCTCGCGCGCGGAGCGGACCTCGCGTTCTCCCTCGGCGAGCGCCACTGCGCGGGCGCGTTGACCGCCGACGGCCACGTCGCCTGCGACGCGCCGGCGGCACCGTACTGCGAGGCCCACCGCTCGACGTGGGTCTGCGCGCGCTGTACCGGGACGTGTCTGAAGGACGAGATGGACTGCTACCAAGAGCACGCGGTCTACCTCGCCGCGTTCGCACCCGCGACGTTCAAGGTGGGCGTCACGCGCCTCGAACGCCTCGAGACCCGCCTGCGGGAACAGGGTGCCGACCGGGGGGCCCACGTCCACACCGTCTCGAACGGCCGCATCGCACGCGAACTGGAGGCCGACATCGCACGGGACGTCACGGACAGGGTGCGCGTCCCGACGAAGGTCGCCGGTCTCCATCGCCGGGTCGACGACGAGGCGTGGGCGGCGCTGCTCGCGGACTTCGACGTCGCCGAACGCTTCGAGTTCGACTACGGCCTCGCGCTCGCGGACCAGCCCGTTCCCGAGACGCTAGCGACGGGCCGCGTCCGCGGGACGAAAGGCCGTCTCCTCGTCCTGGAGCGCGAGACGGGGACCTACGCGGTCGACCTGCGCGACCTCGTCGGCTACGAACTCCGCGACGGGGCGAGCGACCGTGAGCTACAGTCGAGTCTCGCGAGCTTCTGA
- a CDS encoding BsuPI-related putative proteinase inhibitor: MLDCDLSAALDGSVTFAYVVRNAGETPVTCRFSDAARMEVVVTEGGAERWRSSDGQVFAQVLGEETLAPGESVTYEAEWADPPTGRYEARADLLARERSCAARVAFEVP, translated from the coding sequence ATGCTCGACTGCGACCTCTCGGCCGCCCTCGACGGGAGCGTGACGTTCGCGTACGTGGTTCGAAACGCGGGCGAGACGCCGGTCACCTGCCGGTTCTCGGACGCGGCGCGGATGGAGGTCGTGGTCACGGAGGGTGGCGCGGAGCGCTGGCGCTCCTCCGACGGACAGGTGTTCGCGCAGGTGCTCGGCGAGGAGACCCTCGCGCCGGGGGAGTCCGTGACCTACGAGGCGGAGTGGGCGGACCCACCGACGGGGCGCTACGAGGCGCGGGCGGACCTGCTCGCGAGGGAGCGGTCCTGTGCGGCGCGAGTAGCGTTCGAGGTGCCGTAG
- a CDS encoding NAD-dependent epimerase/dehydratase family protein, translating to MELSGQRVVVTGGAGLIGSHLARTLAPDNDVVVVDDLSNGDPASVPEGATFVEGDLTDASVVADVVTGDVDLVCHLAAADKYVDTDHPRAQFEANTAITYGILERMAEVGVDNLAFTSSCTVYGDAGEPTPEDYGPLEPISGYGATKLAEESVCSVYAHSHDVTVWTFRFANIVGPRFGAGVVPDFVEKLRENPETLTVLGDGRQEKSYMHVTECVDAMCHVVEHADADLNVYNLGTHETTSVTRIADIVSEEMGLDPDYAYTGGDRGWTGDVPRVFLPIDKLAALGWEPELTSDESVRRATRELLALD from the coding sequence ATGGAACTCTCCGGCCAGCGCGTCGTCGTCACCGGCGGCGCGGGTCTCATCGGGTCACACCTCGCGCGCACGCTCGCCCCCGACAACGACGTCGTCGTCGTCGACGACCTCTCGAACGGCGACCCCGCGTCGGTACCCGAGGGGGCGACGTTCGTGGAGGGCGACCTCACCGACGCGTCGGTCGTCGCCGACGTCGTCACCGGGGACGTCGACCTCGTCTGCCACCTCGCGGCGGCCGACAAGTACGTCGACACGGACCACCCGCGCGCGCAGTTCGAGGCGAACACGGCCATCACCTACGGCATCCTCGAACGGATGGCCGAGGTGGGCGTCGACAACCTCGCGTTCACCTCCTCGTGTACCGTCTACGGCGACGCGGGCGAACCCACGCCCGAGGACTACGGCCCGCTCGAACCCATCAGCGGCTACGGCGCGACGAAACTCGCCGAGGAGTCCGTCTGTTCGGTGTACGCTCACAGCCACGACGTCACCGTGTGGACGTTCCGCTTCGCCAACATCGTCGGTCCGCGCTTCGGCGCCGGCGTCGTCCCCGATTTCGTCGAGAAACTCCGAGAGAACCCCGAGACGCTCACCGTCCTCGGCGACGGCCGCCAGGAGAAGTCCTACATGCACGTCACCGAGTGCGTCGACGCGATGTGTCACGTCGTCGAACACGCCGACGCCGACCTCAACGTCTACAACCTCGGTACCCACGAGACGACGAGCGTCACCCGCATCGCCGACATCGTCAGCGAGGAGATGGGTCTCGACCCCGACTACGCCTACACCGGCGGCGACCGCGGCTGGACCGGCGACGTCCCCCGCGTCTTCCTCCCCATCGATAAACTGGCCGCCCTCGGCTGGGAACCGGAACTCACGAGCGACGAGTCCGTCCGCCGGGCGACCCGCGAACTGCTCGCGCTCGACTGA
- a CDS encoding DUF7123 family protein → MAEFSEEDQRILDYLHESIAQGNSYFRAKRIADSIGLSAKQVGARLPRLADSADDIEIEKWGRARSTTWRVTLG, encoded by the coding sequence ATGGCCGAGTTCAGCGAAGAGGACCAGCGCATCCTCGATTACCTGCACGAGAGCATTGCGCAGGGAAACAGCTACTTCCGGGCGAAGCGCATCGCCGACAGCATCGGCCTCTCCGCCAAGCAGGTCGGCGCTCGGCTCCCGCGACTCGCCGACTCCGCCGACGACATCGAAATCGAGAAGTGGGGACGCGCGCGCTCGACGACCTGGCGCGTGACGCTCGGGTAG
- a CDS encoding CoxG family protein — protein sequence MTVRVERSFELDAAPEDVWDFISDPEKRARPISVVDEFETTGERTATWHVKLPIPLVDRTIAVETRETTVEPPSYVRFVGRSKVMRVVGEHELESVEGGTRLTNRFTVDGKLPGVERFFKRNLDDELDNLEDAIRADLGLD from the coding sequence ATGACTGTCCGGGTAGAGCGGTCGTTCGAGTTGGACGCGGCACCCGAGGACGTGTGGGACTTCATCTCCGACCCGGAGAAACGGGCCCGACCCATCAGCGTCGTCGACGAGTTCGAGACGACGGGCGAGCGGACCGCCACGTGGCACGTGAAACTCCCCATCCCGCTGGTCGACCGGACCATCGCCGTCGAGACGCGCGAGACGACGGTCGAACCCCCCTCGTACGTCCGCTTCGTCGGGCGCTCGAAGGTGATGCGCGTCGTCGGGGAACACGAACTGGAGTCGGTCGAGGGCGGCACGCGCCTGACGAACCGGTTCACCGTCGACGGTAAACTCCCCGGCGTCGAGCGCTTCTTCAAGCGTAACCTCGACGACGAACTCGACAACCTCGAGGACGCCATCAGGGCGGACCTCGGCCTCGACTGA
- a CDS encoding aldehyde dehydrogenase family protein has protein sequence MSQQTTETNRHYIAGEFTAGAGEETFESRNPATGETLATFERGTPEDVQRAVDAAADAFEEWRSLSHIDRAEYLWDIYHELRERTDELGAVVTKECGKEISEGRADVIEAYHMVEWAAGDARHPKGDVVPSEIPGKDAYMRRKPRGVVGCITPWNFPVAIPFWHMAVALVEGNTVVWKPAEQTPMCGQIIAEMFEDAGIPEGVFNMVQGFGDAGAEIVDNEAVNAVLFTGSAEVGHEVARKVAEQPGTLAACEMGGKNGIVVTEEADLDVAVHSAVMSSFKTTGQRCVSSERLIVHEDVYDEFKERFVEVAKGVSVGDPLSEGTFMGPAIEPDHVEKIRKYNDLAREEATEVLVDRTELDADEIPEGHEDGNWVGPFVYEVEYDDEGEQRSIREEVFGPHVALMKYSGDVERGVEIHNDTPYGLAGAIISEDYRQINYYRDRAEVGLSYGNLPCIGAEVQLPFGGVKKSGNGYPSAREVIEAVTERTAWTLNNSKDIQMAQGLSADIKTQED, from the coding sequence ATGAGCCAGCAGACCACGGAGACCAACCGACACTACATCGCCGGCGAGTTCACCGCCGGCGCGGGTGAGGAGACGTTCGAGTCGCGCAATCCCGCCACGGGTGAGACGCTCGCGACGTTCGAGCGCGGGACGCCCGAGGACGTCCAGCGCGCCGTCGACGCCGCCGCCGACGCCTTCGAGGAGTGGCGCTCGCTCAGCCACATCGACCGCGCGGAGTACCTCTGGGACATCTACCACGAACTGCGCGAGCGCACCGACGAACTCGGGGCGGTCGTCACGAAGGAGTGCGGCAAGGAGATAAGCGAGGGGAGGGCCGACGTCATCGAGGCGTACCACATGGTCGAGTGGGCGGCGGGCGACGCCCGCCACCCGAAGGGCGACGTGGTACCTTCGGAGATTCCGGGGAAGGACGCCTACATGCGGCGCAAGCCCCGCGGCGTCGTCGGCTGTATCACGCCGTGGAACTTCCCGGTCGCCATCCCGTTCTGGCACATGGCGGTCGCGCTGGTCGAGGGGAACACGGTGGTCTGGAAGCCCGCCGAGCAGACGCCGATGTGCGGCCAGATCATCGCCGAGATGTTCGAGGACGCGGGCATCCCCGAGGGCGTCTTCAACATGGTCCAGGGCTTCGGCGACGCCGGCGCCGAAATCGTCGACAACGAGGCGGTCAACGCGGTGCTGTTCACCGGGAGCGCCGAGGTCGGTCACGAGGTCGCCCGCAAGGTCGCCGAGCAGCCGGGCACGCTCGCGGCCTGCGAGATGGGTGGGAAGAACGGCATCGTCGTCACCGAGGAGGCGGACCTCGACGTCGCCGTCCACTCCGCCGTGATGTCGAGCTTCAAGACGACGGGCCAGCGCTGCGTCTCCTCCGAGCGCCTCATCGTCCACGAGGACGTCTACGACGAGTTCAAGGAGCGCTTCGTCGAGGTGGCGAAGGGGGTGTCCGTCGGCGACCCGCTCTCCGAGGGGACGTTCATGGGACCGGCCATCGAACCGGACCACGTCGAGAAGATACGCAAGTACAACGACCTCGCGCGCGAGGAGGCCACCGAGGTGCTCGTCGACCGCACCGAACTCGACGCGGACGAGATTCCCGAGGGGCACGAGGACGGCAACTGGGTCGGTCCGTTCGTCTACGAGGTCGAGTACGACGACGAAGGCGAACAGCGTTCCATCCGCGAGGAGGTCTTCGGGCCGCACGTCGCGCTCATGAAGTACAGCGGCGACGTCGAGCGCGGCGTCGAGATTCACAACGACACGCCCTACGGTCTCGCCGGCGCCATCATCAGCGAGGACTACCGGCAGATAAACTACTACCGCGACCGCGCCGAGGTCGGTCTCTCCTACGGCAACCTCCCGTGCATCGGCGCGGAGGTGCAACTCCCCTTCGGCGGCGTCAAGAAGTCCGGCAACGGCTACCCCTCCGCTCGCGAGGTCATCGAGGCCGTCACCGAGCGCACCGCCTGGACGCTCAACAACTCGAAGGACATCCAGATGGCTCAGGGACTCTCGGCCGACATCAAGACGCAGGAGGACTGA
- a CDS encoding DUF7525 family protein, with product MEGTASGTDMELGLALVFGVLGFGGAVLMYVAAMGGNQVLSGWGFAAAMLAGVLAVAALHLYE from the coding sequence ATGGAAGGAACGGCGTCGGGAACCGACATGGAACTCGGCCTCGCGTTGGTGTTCGGTGTCCTCGGGTTCGGGGGCGCGGTGCTGATGTACGTGGCCGCGATGGGCGGGAACCAGGTGCTCTCGGGGTGGGGGTTCGCGGCGGCGATGCTCGCGGGCGTCCTCGCGGTCGCGGCGTTGCACCTCTACGAGTAA
- a CDS encoding tRNA (cytidine(56)-2'-O)-methyltransferase: MNEHEVAVLRLGHRPGRDNRMTTHVGLTARALGADRVLLSGDAGGSRDTIEDITARFGGPFAVEQTDEPKRVIREFPGRVVHLTMYGLPVQDVEGEIRTACREGPLLVVVGAEKVPFDVYERADWNVGVTNQPHSEVAGLAVFLDRLFEGRELDREWAGATHRVVPKSTGKEVVPVDAEE; the protein is encoded by the coding sequence ATGAACGAACACGAGGTCGCGGTCCTCCGCCTCGGCCACCGTCCCGGGCGGGACAACCGCATGACGACCCACGTCGGCCTCACGGCGCGTGCGCTCGGCGCCGACCGCGTACTCCTCTCCGGCGACGCGGGCGGGTCGCGCGACACCATCGAGGACATCACCGCCCGCTTCGGCGGTCCGTTCGCGGTCGAACAGACCGACGAACCGAAGCGCGTGATTCGGGAGTTCCCGGGACGGGTCGTCCACCTGACGATGTACGGCCTCCCCGTCCAGGACGTCGAGGGGGAGATACGGACGGCCTGCCGCGAGGGTCCCCTGCTGGTCGTCGTCGGTGCCGAGAAGGTCCCCTTCGACGTCTACGAGCGCGCCGACTGGAACGTGGGCGTCACCAACCAGCCACACTCGGAGGTGGCGGGCCTCGCCGTCTTCCTCGACCGCCTGTTCGAGGGGCGGGAACTCGACCGCGAGTGGGCGGGCGCGACCCACCGGGTCGTCCCGAAGTCCACCGGCAAGGAGGTCGTGCCCGTCGACGCCGAGGAGTAA
- a CDS encoding restriction endonuclease, which yields MKDTHDIGALQRLDPERFAGLVREFADARWEDWTVEVAPPTPAGAIDVHLEREGRRHLLHVRHYPETSRVDVRVVRDLVAVGTERGFDAVTLATTSAFTPEAASRATEADVETLDGEALARAFDEAGVEFPEGDGAELASSLRTLDYWPEPLVERIEAVIALLDEAAPDDQHRTRTSTYTDVDYYREDVEGLFAKARVTGHSFLAYVRVDGRLQPVVRLSVHESPERSLDAERELSAAIRRALSH from the coding sequence GTGAAAGACACCCACGATATCGGGGCGCTCCAGCGACTCGACCCCGAGCGCTTCGCCGGCCTCGTGCGCGAGTTCGCCGACGCGCGGTGGGAGGACTGGACGGTGGAGGTCGCCCCGCCGACGCCGGCGGGCGCCATCGACGTCCACCTGGAGCGGGAGGGGCGACGACACCTCCTGCACGTCCGTCACTACCCCGAGACCAGCCGCGTCGACGTGCGGGTGGTCCGCGACCTCGTCGCCGTCGGCACCGAGCGGGGGTTCGACGCCGTCACGCTCGCGACCACGTCGGCGTTCACCCCGGAAGCGGCGAGCAGAGCGACCGAGGCGGACGTCGAGACGCTCGACGGCGAGGCGCTGGCCCGGGCGTTCGACGAGGCGGGCGTCGAGTTCCCGGAGGGGGACGGTGCCGAACTCGCCTCCTCGCTACGGACCCTCGACTACTGGCCCGAACCGCTCGTCGAACGCATCGAGGCCGTCATCGCCCTGCTCGACGAGGCCGCGCCGGACGACCAGCACCGCACGCGGACGAGCACCTACACGGACGTCGACTACTACCGCGAGGACGTCGAGGGACTGTTCGCGAAGGCGCGCGTCACGGGGCACAGTTTCCTCGCGTACGTGCGCGTCGACGGCCGCCTCCAGCCGGTCGTCAGGCTGTCGGTCCACGAGAGCCCCGAACGCTCGCTGGACGCGGAGCGAGAACTCTCCGCCGCCATCCGGCGGGCGCTCAGTCACTGA
- a CDS encoding DUF2110 family protein — MVVLATKVYVGGGARERALDSLRSLVANSLGDLDVDFDVGVRADGFPSVTITGEDAVVARNVLREEWGAVTPDFRDGEEYVGTLESWDGDGFVLDAGEEVRIPADGLGLGPGDPTQIRRRFGLVQHVPLRFVYGDDPRLADAERDRLFEWTRGTGRLNVNSATRAEVRATVNRAGHAEDIVTVERLGLLEQSVVCREGTDPPGLLSNVGEYLPSELLCVVP, encoded by the coding sequence ATGGTCGTCCTCGCAACGAAAGTGTACGTCGGCGGCGGCGCGCGCGAACGGGCGCTCGACTCGCTTCGCTCGCTCGTCGCCAACAGCCTCGGCGACCTGGACGTGGACTTCGACGTCGGCGTCCGCGCGGACGGCTTCCCCTCCGTGACCATCACCGGCGAGGACGCCGTCGTGGCGCGTAACGTCCTCCGCGAGGAGTGGGGCGCGGTCACGCCCGACTTCCGCGACGGCGAGGAGTACGTCGGCACGCTCGAGTCGTGGGACGGCGACGGGTTCGTCCTCGACGCGGGCGAGGAGGTCCGCATCCCGGCCGACGGCCTCGGCCTCGGACCCGGCGACCCGACCCAGATTCGCCGGCGCTTCGGCCTCGTCCAGCACGTCCCCCTGCGGTTCGTCTACGGCGACGACCCGCGCCTCGCCGACGCCGAGCGCGACCGACTGTTCGAGTGGACCCGGGGGACCGGCCGCCTGAACGTCAACAGCGCCACCCGCGCCGAGGTGCGCGCGACGGTCAACCGCGCCGGTCACGCCGAGGACATCGTCACCGTCGAGCGCCTCGGCCTGCTCGAACAGAGCGTCGTCTGCCGGGAGGGGACCGACCCGCCCGGCCTGCTCTCGAACGTCGGGGAGTACCTCCCCTCGGAACTGCTCTGCGTCGTTCCATGA
- a CDS encoding competence/damage-inducible protein A — protein MRVAVVTVGDELLAGETVNTNAAWLGEQLTARGARVERVVTVPDRVEDIADVVREYHDRYDAVVVTGGLGPTHDDLTMEAVASAFDRDLERDESALDWLEANGGYVREDLTAGTADLPAGARVLHNEEGVAPGCVVESVYVLPGVPAEMKAMFEGIREEFTGTRRHVATVAVDEPESALLDRFEELRERFGVTVGSYPGEFVRVKLRGEDATAVEAAAAWLRERSTLVDSGAVTE, from the coding sequence ATGCGTGTCGCGGTCGTGACCGTCGGTGACGAACTCCTCGCTGGTGAGACAGTGAACACGAACGCCGCCTGGCTGGGCGAGCAGCTGACGGCCCGGGGCGCGCGCGTCGAGCGCGTGGTGACCGTCCCGGACCGCGTCGAGGACATCGCGGACGTCGTCCGCGAGTACCACGACCGGTACGACGCCGTCGTCGTCACGGGGGGGCTGGGGCCGACGCACGACGACCTCACGATGGAGGCGGTGGCGAGCGCGTTCGACCGGGACCTCGAACGCGACGAGTCGGCGCTCGACTGGCTGGAGGCCAACGGGGGGTACGTCCGCGAGGACCTCACCGCCGGGACGGCGGACCTCCCGGCGGGCGCGCGGGTCCTCCACAACGAGGAGGGCGTCGCCCCGGGCTGCGTCGTCGAGTCGGTGTACGTCCTCCCGGGCGTCCCGGCGGAGATGAAGGCGATGTTCGAGGGCATCAGGGAGGAGTTCACGGGGACGAGACGCCACGTCGCGACCGTCGCGGTGGACGAACCGGAGAGCGCGCTGCTCGACCGGTTCGAGGAACTCCGCGAGCGCTTCGGCGTGACGGTGGGGAGCTATCCGGGCGAGTTCGTCCGGGTGAAGCTCCGAGGAGAGGACGCGACGGCCGTCGAGGCGGCCGCCGCGTGGTTGCGCGAGCGGTCGACGCTCGTCGACTCCGGGGCGGTCACCGAGTGA
- a CDS encoding HdeD family acid-resistance protein, which yields MSHETTRDVETRRADTGLYGSWRTLLAGGVLIALLGVAAIVFPFVTGLSISIFLGAALVVGAVVHGAHAFTAEGWRGSMWQIVLGVVYLLAGVALLVNPVVGLLSLTLLLIAYFLVDGIVEIALGLRLRGEPRWGWLVASGAISVVLAALLWADFPTSAVWAVGLLFGISLLTTGVSMAMVAMTGRDEATATDTAASARGA from the coding sequence ATGAGTCACGAAACCACGAGAGACGTCGAGACGCGGCGGGCAGACACCGGACTGTACGGGTCGTGGCGCACGCTCCTCGCCGGCGGTGTGCTCATCGCCCTCCTCGGGGTGGCCGCCATCGTCTTCCCGTTCGTCACCGGTCTCTCGATATCGATATTCCTCGGCGCGGCGCTGGTCGTCGGCGCCGTCGTCCACGGCGCACACGCGTTCACCGCCGAGGGCTGGCGCGGGTCGATGTGGCAGATAGTCCTGGGGGTCGTCTACCTCCTCGCGGGGGTCGCGCTGCTGGTGAACCCCGTCGTCGGACTCCTGTCGCTGACGCTGCTGCTCATCGCGTACTTCCTCGTCGACGGTATCGTCGAGATCGCGTTGGGACTGCGCCTGCGCGGCGAGCCTCGCTGGGGCTGGCTGGTGGCGAGCGGCGCCATCTCCGTCGTCCTCGCGGCGCTCCTCTGGGCCGACTTCCCGACGAGCGCCGTCTGGGCCGTCGGCCTCCTGTTCGGTATCAGCCTCCTGACGACCGGCGTCTCGATGGCGATGGTCGCCATGACGGGTCGAGATGAGGCGACCGCCACCGACACCGCAGCCAGCGCGCGCGGGGCCTGA
- the tfe gene encoding transcription factor E — MAFEELLNDPVIQKYLHELVGPTGMPVAAAPPDGEVTDEELAEELDLELNDVRRALFILYENDLASYRRLRDEDSGWLTYLWTFEYDHIPEKLEEEMYDLLDALEERREYEADNEFYLCPEESLRFEFGEAMEFNFQCPSCGADLDSMNNDRLVEAMNDRIAGLRDELNVDV, encoded by the coding sequence ATGGCCTTCGAGGAGCTACTGAACGACCCCGTCATCCAGAAATACCTCCACGAGCTGGTCGGTCCGACGGGCATGCCGGTCGCCGCCGCACCCCCGGACGGTGAGGTGACCGACGAGGAACTCGCCGAGGAACTCGACCTCGAACTCAACGACGTCCGGCGGGCGCTGTTCATCCTGTACGAGAACGACCTGGCGAGCTACCGCCGCCTGCGCGACGAGGACTCCGGGTGGCTCACCTACCTCTGGACGTTCGAGTACGACCACATCCCCGAGAAGCTCGAGGAGGAGATGTACGACCTCCTCGACGCGCTGGAGGAGCGCCGCGAGTACGAGGCGGACAACGAGTTCTACCTCTGTCCCGAGGAGTCGCTGCGCTTCGAGTTCGGCGAGGCGATGGAGTTCAACTTCCAGTGTCCGAGCTGTGGCGCAGACCTCGACTCGATGAACAACGACCGCCTCGTCGAGGCGATGAACGACCGCATCGCGGGGCTCCGCGACGAACTGAACGTGGACGTCTAG